A DNA window from Clostridia bacterium contains the following coding sequences:
- a CDS encoding metallophosphoesterase codes for MRLGILSDTHKELGAARQALKQMGPVDALLHGGDHYRDARQLARVVPVPVEAVVGNCDWLGADGPEELVLRYEKVKILLTHGHHYRVKQGYSLLVDRALQLKVNAVVFGHTHLAYQSREQGVLLFNPGSLAFPRDGGNPTFGILTIDGDEIKGEIRELKSP; via the coding sequence ATACGGTTGGGTATTCTCAGCGATACCCACAAAGAATTAGGTGCCGCAAGACAGGCCCTGAAACAAATGGGCCCTGTGGATGCTTTGCTGCATGGGGGAGACCACTACCGGGATGCCCGGCAGCTGGCGCGGGTGGTCCCCGTGCCGGTGGAGGCGGTGGTGGGTAATTGCGACTGGCTGGGCGCCGACGGGCCCGAGGAACTGGTGCTCCGGTATGAAAAAGTGAAAATCCTTTTGACTCATGGGCATCACTACCGGGTGAAGCAGGGATATAGCCTGCTGGTGGACAGGGCCCTCCAATTAAAGGTGAATGCGGTGGTTTTCGGCCACACTCATTTAGCTTATCAAAGCCGGGAACAAGGGGTACTGCTTTTCAACCCGGGCAGTTTGGCCTTCCCGCGAGACGGGGGGAACCCCACCTTCGGCATCTTGACCATTGACGGGGATGAGATCAAAGGGGAGATCCGGGAGCTGAAAAGCCCGTAA
- the rph gene encoding ribonuclease PH encodes METRVDGRCWDQLRPVTIERNFIKPAEGSVLICVGDTKVICTATVEDKVPPFLKGTGKGWVTAEYAMLPRATEQRTVRESSKGRIGGRTMEIQRLIGRSLRSVVDQDALGERTIWIDCDVIQADGGTRTAAITGGFVALVDACRYLLANQLIEKSPITDFLAAVSVGKVNDRMCLDLCFHEDSQAQVDMNVVMTGQGKLIEVQGTAEGLPFSRSELNELLDLAHKGIQELIVMQKDALGDVASSVIRP; translated from the coding sequence TTGGAAACGAGAGTGGATGGGCGTTGTTGGGACCAGCTGCGCCCGGTGACCATTGAAAGGAATTTCATCAAGCCGGCCGAGGGTTCCGTATTGATTTGTGTGGGCGATACCAAGGTGATCTGCACAGCTACCGTCGAGGATAAAGTGCCGCCCTTCCTGAAGGGTACCGGTAAAGGCTGGGTGACGGCGGAATACGCTATGCTGCCCCGGGCTACCGAACAGAGAACGGTGCGCGAGTCCTCCAAAGGCCGGATCGGGGGCCGCACCATGGAGATCCAGCGCCTGATCGGCCGCTCCCTGCGCTCCGTGGTGGACCAGGATGCCCTCGGGGAGAGGACCATCTGGATCGACTGCGATGTGATTCAAGCCGACGGCGGCACCCGGACCGCCGCCATCACCGGCGGTTTTGTGGCGCTGGTGGACGCTTGCCGGTACCTGCTGGCTAATCAATTGATTGAGAAAAGCCCCATTACCGATTTCCTGGCGGCTGTCAGTGTGGGCAAAGTAAATGACCGCATGTGCCTGGACCTCTGCTTTCACGAGGATTCCCAAGCCCAGGTGGATATGAACGTGGTCATGACCGGGCAGGGCAAACTGATTGAAGTCCAGGGCACGGCGGAAGGTTTGCCGTTTTCCAGGAGCGAGCTCAATGAGCTGCTGGACCTGGCCCACAAAGGCATACAGGAATTAATCGTCATGCAAAAAGACGCCCTGGGGGACGTGGCATCCTCGGTGATCAGGCCGTGA
- a CDS encoding DUF2179 domain-containing protein, translating into MGEVLLGYLLIFCARVIDVSCMTLRMLLLVRNKPLAAAGIGFVEVTVYIAALGYVVGNLNDPWSVVFYALGFATGNIVGSKIEERMAIGYATVQVITLCEPLELAEELRSMNFGVTVIEGVGREGIHPILHIILPRKRVPELINKIDCWDEKAFITIMETKATQGGFGVARHCRTGK; encoded by the coding sequence GTGGGGGAAGTCTTGCTGGGCTATTTGCTGATTTTTTGTGCCCGGGTGATAGATGTCAGCTGCATGACCCTGCGTATGCTGCTGCTGGTCCGCAATAAGCCGCTGGCGGCCGCCGGCATCGGTTTTGTGGAAGTGACGGTTTACATTGCCGCCCTGGGATATGTGGTGGGCAACTTAAATGATCCTTGGAGTGTTGTTTTTTATGCCCTGGGCTTTGCCACCGGCAATATCGTAGGCAGTAAAATTGAAGAGCGGATGGCCATCGGTTACGCCACGGTGCAGGTGATCACTTTATGCGAACCGCTGGAATTGGCAGAAGAGCTGCGCAGCATGAATTTCGGCGTCACCGTCATTGAAGGAGTGGGCAGGGAGGGTATTCACCCCATCCTTCATATCATATTGCCCAGGAAACGGGTGCCCGAACTGATCAACAAGATTGACTGCTGGGATGAGAAGGCCTTTATTACTATCATGGAGACCAAAGCCACCCAAGGCGGATTTGGGGTGGCCAGGCATTGCCGGACAGGCAAATGA
- a CDS encoding SH3 domain-containing protein has translation MSLLMALFTGTAWGADNAKGIVTGSLVNIRSIPSTSGQIITQVPKGTELTVLGSQGDWYQVRTNTGKTGWIAGYLVEVQQVQPSQTTPTSEQEVKVTIDGRPVEFDIPPYIDAQNRTMVPIRFVATELGSQVHWDAQEQLVSITGDNQVILLWIGHQVAKVNGVEVALDTVPMVKDGRTMVPLRFVGESLGVEVSWEGATRTVAIAKPKPEPGDAVPPGTPGTDLAGRIAIINGSVVNVRSGPGTDYTVVTQVKQGDALTILGENGDWYQVQTADGSRGWVANWLVSVRADAGGSSRSPEPGDRPRPSPPVYTGENFLTDLFINDLGDRLEVTMKGEYPLNYTIMSLGNPQRVVLDFYNTTLQLGWDSDVWDITGNQLAQAVRVGQFTETQARVVIDLKSVASPTIQQNDDGTELTLVLKPPSIEGKVIVIDPGHGSIQPGGWSDPGAVGSTGLQERDVVTDIAWKLYEILQKEGATVIMTRSGSTTNLDLAGRAQIANDANADIFVSIHCNSHTNPAIDGTSTYYYAPWDSVLGAQRAARQRLATLVQQELVAQLGRRDIGILEANFAVLRETRVPSILVETAFISNKHEEQLLATEEFRAKAAQGIANGIIRYFAEL, from the coding sequence TTGGGCAGTCAAGGGGATTGGTACCAAGTCCGCACTAATACCGGTAAGACCGGCTGGATTGCCGGTTACCTGGTGGAAGTGCAGCAGGTACAGCCTAGTCAAACTACCCCCACGTCAGAGCAGGAAGTTAAGGTGACCATAGACGGCAGGCCGGTTGAGTTCGATATACCGCCGTACATAGACGCGCAAAACCGGACGATGGTTCCCATCCGCTTCGTGGCTACGGAACTGGGTTCCCAGGTCCACTGGGATGCCCAGGAACAGCTGGTGAGCATCACCGGGGACAACCAGGTGATTCTCCTCTGGATCGGCCACCAGGTGGCTAAAGTGAACGGGGTTGAAGTGGCCCTGGATACCGTGCCCATGGTGAAGGACGGCCGGACCATGGTGCCCCTGCGTTTTGTGGGAGAAAGCCTAGGGGTGGAGGTCAGCTGGGAAGGTGCCACCCGGACGGTGGCCATTGCCAAGCCGAAACCCGAGCCGGGAGATGCTGTTCCCCCCGGTACCCCGGGAACGGATCTGGCCGGCCGCATTGCCATCATTAACGGCTCCGTGGTCAATGTCAGGAGCGGCCCCGGTACCGATTACACCGTGGTAACCCAGGTCAAGCAAGGGGATGCCCTGACTATTTTGGGAGAGAACGGAGACTGGTACCAGGTGCAAACCGCCGACGGCTCCCGCGGTTGGGTAGCCAACTGGCTGGTATCGGTGCGCGCTGATGCCGGCGGTTCTTCCCGCAGCCCTGAACCGGGTGACCGGCCCAGGCCCAGCCCGCCGGTTTACACCGGGGAAAACTTCTTAACGGATTTATTCATCAATGACCTGGGTGACCGGCTGGAAGTGACCATGAAAGGGGAATATCCCCTCAATTACACCATCATGAGCTTGGGCAATCCCCAGCGGGTAGTGCTGGATTTTTATAACACCACTTTGCAGTTGGGATGGGACAGCGATGTCTGGGACATCACCGGCAATCAGCTGGCCCAAGCGGTGCGGGTCGGGCAGTTTACCGAAACCCAAGCCCGGGTGGTCATTGACCTGAAATCCGTGGCCAGCCCCACCATTCAACAAAATGATGACGGCACCGAGCTGACCCTGGTGCTGAAGCCGCCTTCCATCGAAGGCAAAGTCATCGTCATTGACCCCGGTCACGGCAGCATCCAGCCGGGCGGCTGGTCGGATCCGGGTGCCGTAGGTTCCACCGGGCTCCAGGAAAGGGACGTGGTGACCGATATCGCCTGGAAGCTTTATGAGATCTTGCAAAAGGAAGGAGCCACGGTCATTATGACCCGGTCAGGGTCCACCACTAACCTGGATCTAGCCGGCCGGGCGCAAATTGCCAACGACGCCAATGCGGATATCTTCGTCTCCATCCACTGCAACTCCCATACCAATCCTGCCATTGACGGCACCTCCACTTATTATTATGCTCCCTGGGACAGCGTGCTGGGAGCCCAGCGGGCCGCCAGGCAAAGACTGGCCACCCTGGTACAGCAGGAATTGGTAGCCCAGTTGGGCCGCCGGGATATCGGGATCTTGGAGGCCAACTTTGCGGTATTAAGGGAGACAAGGGTTCCTTCCATTTTAGTCGAAACTGCCTTTATCTCCAACAAGCATGAAGAACAGCTGTTGGCGACGGAGGAATTCCGGGCCAAAGCGGCCCAGGGCATTGCCAACGGCATCATCCGGTACTTTGCCGAACTATAA
- a CDS encoding XTP/dITP diphosphatase: MKRTIILATHNLGKVKELKDLLADLSFEIEIKFLHDYPALGAIEETGSTFHENARLKAQAVFALTGLPSIADDSGLEVDALGGAPGVYSARFAGEDATDADNNAKLLRELAGVPEEERTARFRSVICAVFGPGREYYAEGACEGRIALAPRGSNGFGYDPLFLLAPDYERTMAELSLAEKNAVSHRSRAFRNLKPLLVQLLEEGKQ, encoded by the coding sequence GTGAAGAGAACCATCATTTTAGCCACCCACAACCTGGGGAAAGTCAAGGAATTAAAGGACCTGCTGGCGGATCTGTCCTTTGAGATTGAGATCAAATTCTTACATGATTACCCCGCCCTGGGTGCTATCGAAGAAACTGGCAGCACTTTTCACGAAAATGCCCGGCTGAAGGCCCAAGCGGTTTTTGCCTTGACGGGCCTCCCGTCCATTGCCGATGATTCCGGGTTGGAGGTGGATGCTCTGGGAGGCGCTCCCGGCGTGTATTCCGCCAGGTTTGCCGGGGAAGATGCCACGGATGCGGATAACAACGCGAAACTGTTGCGGGAACTGGCCGGCGTACCGGAGGAGGAGAGAACGGCCCGCTTCCGTTCCGTCATCTGTGCTGTTTTCGGCCCCGGCCGGGAGTATTATGCGGAAGGTGCCTGCGAAGGGCGCATCGCCTTGGCCCCGCGAGGCAGCAACGGCTTTGGCTACGATCCCTTGTTCTTGCTGGCTCCTGATTATGAAAGGACCATGGCCGAATTGTCCCTGGCGGAGAAAAATGCGGTGAGCCACCGGTCCAGAGCTTTCCGGAACCTCAAACCCCTGCTAGTTCAATTGCTGGAGGAGGGTAAGCAGTGA